From a region of the Falco cherrug isolate bFalChe1 chromosome 9, bFalChe1.pri, whole genome shotgun sequence genome:
- the LOC129736791 gene encoding golgin subfamily A member 2-like — protein MEPGREPRPVEPGHEPQPGAVPEPREPGHEAEPGDGPSTSRHGDGPGLQGGSAGWAGPGCCRRRWAKPRRPRREAAVADGSGQSWLAAGEEKLKEYQQKKSPGAAAASKENRKTKGDGRPETPPGDDQQPPENIQNILKVPVSDLKRSNGVAIPSLDRRKKEQSQEAVDQLEKEKKELEKKFSEEQAALREQLWVRVQTIGIVTSEKPELQAALAHTREAAGEKSGEAESLSDRLCSSRERELELERTLAYVSLQQKRAEKRNEELMKELEDLKQELYKQSKSSEEMKVQNSKLSRKFRCLVSQDSALQLYIKDMRKKLDMAERRIQQVRVQTIGIVTSEKPELQAALAHTREAAGEKSGEAESLSDRLCSSRERELELERTLAYVSLQQKRAEKRNEELMKERKGLKQELYKQSKSSEEMKQKNSQLSQKIRCMVSEDSALQLYIKDLHEELDMAERRIHQLSGSVFKLQEERDQYAEKLKEVQRMWQQ, from the exons ATGGAGCCCGGCCGCGAGCCCCGGCCGGTGGAGCCCGGCCACGAGCCACAGCCCGGCGCCGTGCCAGAGCCGCGGGAGCCCGGCCATGAGGCGGAGCCCGGCGATGGGCCGAGCACGTCGCGGCACGGCGATGGGCCGGGCCTCCAGGGCGGCAGCGCAGGCTGGGcgggccctggctgctgccgccGGCGGTGGGCGAAGCCAAGGCGGCCCAGGCGCGAGGCGGCCGTGGCGGACGGCAgcgggcagagctggctggcgGCGGGCGAGGAGAag ctgaaggagTATCAGCAGAAGAAgagccctggagcagctgcagcaagtaAGGAAAACCGCAAAACTAAAGGAGACGGTCGACCTGAGACTCCCCCGGGCGATGaccagcagcctccagagaAC ATTCAGAACATTCTGAAGGTGCCGGTGTCGGACCTGAAGCGCTCCAATGGGGTAGCCATACCCTCATTGGACAGGAGGAAG aaagagcagagccaggaggcagTGGATCAGCTGGAGAAG gaaaagaaggagttggaaaagaaattttctgaagagcaagCTGCACTGAGGGAACAGCTATGG gtTCGTGTCCAGACTATTGGAATTGTAACTTCTGAGAAGCCTGAGTTGCAGGCGGCCCTTGCACATACTCGAGAAGCTGCAGGGGAGAAATCAG GAGAAGCCGAGAGCCTCTCTGATCGTTTATGTTCATCGCGCGAGAGGGAATTGGAGCTGGAACGTACTTTGGCCTACGTCTCTCTGCAGCAAAAACGGGCAGAGAAG cgtAACGAAGAGTTAATGAAGGAGCTAGAAGACCTGAAACAGGAGCTGTACAAACAAAG caaaagcagtgaGGAAATGAAGGTGCAGAATTCGAAGCTGTCACGGAAGTTTCGCTGCCTGGTTTCCCAGGACTCAGCCTTGCAGTTATATATAAAGGATATGCGTAAGAAACTGGACATGGCTGAACGGAGGATCCAACAG gtTCGTGTCCAGACTATTGGAATTGTAACTTCTGAGAAGCCTGAGTTGCAGGCGGCCCTTGCACATACTCGAGAAGCTGCAGGGGAGAAATCAG GAGAAGCCGAGAGCCTCTCTGATCGTTTATGTTCATCGCGCGAGAGGGAATTGGAGCTGGAACGTACTTTGGCCTACGTCTCTCTGCAGCAAAAACGGGCAGAGAAG cgtAATGAAGAGTTAATGAAGGAGCGAAAAGGCCTGAAACAGGAGCTGTACAAACAAAG caaaagcagtgaggaaatgaagcagaagaatTCACAGCTGTCACAGAAGATTCGCTGCATGGTTTCCGAGGACTCAGCCTTGCAGTTATATATAAAGGATTTGCATGAGGAACTGGACATGGCTGAACGGAGGATCCACCAG ctCTCAGGGTCAGTTTTCAAGCTCCAGGAAGAAAGAGATCAGTATGCAGAGAAACTGAAGGAGGTGCAGAGAATGTGGCAGCAGTAG